One window of Strigops habroptila isolate Jane chromosome Z, bStrHab1.2.pri, whole genome shotgun sequence genomic DNA carries:
- the TNFAIP8 gene encoding tumor necrosis factor alpha-induced protein 8 isoform X3: MATDVFNSKSLAIQAQKKILGKMVSKSIATTLIDDTSSDVLDELYRVTKEYTQNKKEAEKIIKNLIKVVLKLAILYRNNQFNQDEIALMEKFKKKVHQLAKTVVSFHQVDYTFDRNFLSKLLNDCRELLHEIIQRHLTAKSHGRVNNVFDHFSDCEFLAALYNPFGPYKLHLQKLCDGVNKMLDEGNI, translated from the coding sequence tggCCACAGATGTCTTCAACTCCAAAAGTCTGGCCATTCAGGCCCAGAAGAAGATCCTTGGAAAAATGGTGTCCAAATCAATAGCAACTACTTTGATTGATGATACAAGCAGTGATGTTTTAGATGAGCTCTACAGAGTGACAAAGGaatatacacaaaataaaaaagaagcagagaaaatcaTCAAAAACCTCATTAAGGTAGTCCTCAAGTTGGCAATTCTCTACAGGAACAACCAATTTAATCAGGATGAAATAGCGTTGATGGAGAAATTCAAGAAGAAAGTTCATCAGCTGGCTAAGACTGTGGTCAGTTTCCATCAGGTGGATTACACCTTTGACAGGAATTTTTTGTCCAAACTGTTAAATGATTGTAGAGAGCTACTTCATGAAATCATTCAGCGTCACCTAACTGCTAAGTCACATGGACGTGTCAACAATGTGTTTGATCACTTCTCTGATTGTGAATTTTTGGCTGCCTTGTACAATCCCTTTGGACCTTATAAACTCCATTTGCAGAAACTTTGTGATGGTGTCAACAAAATGCTAGATGAGGGAAACATATAA
- the TNFAIP8 gene encoding tumor necrosis factor alpha-induced protein 8 isoform X4 yields the protein MVSKSIATTLIDDTSSDVLDELYRVTKEYTQNKKEAEKIIKNLIKVVLKLAILYRNNQFNQDEIALMEKFKKKVHQLAKTVVSFHQVDYTFDRNFLSKLLNDCRELLHEIIQRHLTAKSHGRVNNVFDHFSDCEFLAALYNPFGPYKLHLQKLCDGVNKMLDEGNI from the coding sequence ATGGTGTCCAAATCAATAGCAACTACTTTGATTGATGATACAAGCAGTGATGTTTTAGATGAGCTCTACAGAGTGACAAAGGaatatacacaaaataaaaaagaagcagagaaaatcaTCAAAAACCTCATTAAGGTAGTCCTCAAGTTGGCAATTCTCTACAGGAACAACCAATTTAATCAGGATGAAATAGCGTTGATGGAGAAATTCAAGAAGAAAGTTCATCAGCTGGCTAAGACTGTGGTCAGTTTCCATCAGGTGGATTACACCTTTGACAGGAATTTTTTGTCCAAACTGTTAAATGATTGTAGAGAGCTACTTCATGAAATCATTCAGCGTCACCTAACTGCTAAGTCACATGGACGTGTCAACAATGTGTTTGATCACTTCTCTGATTGTGAATTTTTGGCTGCCTTGTACAATCCCTTTGGACCTTATAAACTCCATTTGCAGAAACTTTGTGATGGTGTCAACAAAATGCTAGATGAGGGAAACATATAA
- the TNFAIP8 gene encoding tumor necrosis factor alpha-induced protein 8 isoform X2 encodes MLSFGVATDVFNSKSLAIQAQKKILGKMVSKSIATTLIDDTSSDVLDELYRVTKEYTQNKKEAEKIIKNLIKVVLKLAILYRNNQFNQDEIALMEKFKKKVHQLAKTVVSFHQVDYTFDRNFLSKLLNDCRELLHEIIQRHLTAKSHGRVNNVFDHFSDCEFLAALYNPFGPYKLHLQKLCDGVNKMLDEGNI; translated from the coding sequence tggCCACAGATGTCTTCAACTCCAAAAGTCTGGCCATTCAGGCCCAGAAGAAGATCCTTGGAAAAATGGTGTCCAAATCAATAGCAACTACTTTGATTGATGATACAAGCAGTGATGTTTTAGATGAGCTCTACAGAGTGACAAAGGaatatacacaaaataaaaaagaagcagagaaaatcaTCAAAAACCTCATTAAGGTAGTCCTCAAGTTGGCAATTCTCTACAGGAACAACCAATTTAATCAGGATGAAATAGCGTTGATGGAGAAATTCAAGAAGAAAGTTCATCAGCTGGCTAAGACTGTGGTCAGTTTCCATCAGGTGGATTACACCTTTGACAGGAATTTTTTGTCCAAACTGTTAAATGATTGTAGAGAGCTACTTCATGAAATCATTCAGCGTCACCTAACTGCTAAGTCACATGGACGTGTCAACAATGTGTTTGATCACTTCTCTGATTGTGAATTTTTGGCTGCCTTGTACAATCCCTTTGGACCTTATAAACTCCATTTGCAGAAACTTTGTGATGGTGTCAACAAAATGCTAGATGAGGGAAACATATAA
- the TNFAIP8 gene encoding tumor necrosis factor alpha-induced protein 8 isoform X1, which translates to MSLEADEPKEVATDVFNSKSLAIQAQKKILGKMVSKSIATTLIDDTSSDVLDELYRVTKEYTQNKKEAEKIIKNLIKVVLKLAILYRNNQFNQDEIALMEKFKKKVHQLAKTVVSFHQVDYTFDRNFLSKLLNDCRELLHEIIQRHLTAKSHGRVNNVFDHFSDCEFLAALYNPFGPYKLHLQKLCDGVNKMLDEGNI; encoded by the coding sequence tggCCACAGATGTCTTCAACTCCAAAAGTCTGGCCATTCAGGCCCAGAAGAAGATCCTTGGAAAAATGGTGTCCAAATCAATAGCAACTACTTTGATTGATGATACAAGCAGTGATGTTTTAGATGAGCTCTACAGAGTGACAAAGGaatatacacaaaataaaaaagaagcagagaaaatcaTCAAAAACCTCATTAAGGTAGTCCTCAAGTTGGCAATTCTCTACAGGAACAACCAATTTAATCAGGATGAAATAGCGTTGATGGAGAAATTCAAGAAGAAAGTTCATCAGCTGGCTAAGACTGTGGTCAGTTTCCATCAGGTGGATTACACCTTTGACAGGAATTTTTTGTCCAAACTGTTAAATGATTGTAGAGAGCTACTTCATGAAATCATTCAGCGTCACCTAACTGCTAAGTCACATGGACGTGTCAACAATGTGTTTGATCACTTCTCTGATTGTGAATTTTTGGCTGCCTTGTACAATCCCTTTGGACCTTATAAACTCCATTTGCAGAAACTTTGTGATGGTGTCAACAAAATGCTAGATGAGGGAAACATATAA